In a single window of the Luteibacter rhizovicinus DSM 16549 genome:
- a CDS encoding carboxy terminal-processing peptidase, whose product MTLRPAFALLLALSAAGAQAQTAAPQQPGAAAPATKAATPQPKDASEAATSPEPQRKESSLPLKPTAAEAQASQLSARFLTRFHYQAQPLDDAMSAKIYKAYFDALDSEKVFFTQEDMDKFAPLKTQFDDAIWNQDLTGPFSVFNLYITRAVDRMNYARGLLKKGFDFSSNESFNFDRKKAAIPKNQAELDDVWRKRTMNDWLRLKLAGKSDDDIRKTLDKRYATYISRVRQLDDEDATQAFMTAYANSTDPHTDYLGPRAADAFDIAMRLSLEGIGAVLQARDDYTTIRELVPGGPAIKSGKMKAGDRIVAIGQGETGPMVDVVGWRQDDVVKLIRGKKDTTVRIEILPADAGVDGKHDIVTLVRKKVTMEEQAAKSKVIDVKDGDVTRKIGVIDLPTFYQDFGARRAGDTNFKSATRDVAKLLTELKAQKVEGVVIDLRNNGGGSLSEATELTGLFIDTGPVVQVRDARGQIDAQGDDAPGMSWDGPMAVLVNRGSASASEIFAAAIQDYGRGVIIGEPTFGKGTVQNLVDLDKFGKSVTGETAKYGELKMTIAEFIRINGDSTQLRGVTPDVMFPQNGDAKEFGESTYDNALPWRHIDPADYKPVADLKPIFGPLNAKHEARVANSPAWKLMLDEMAEYKKLRDKTDISLNFAARQAERKQYDALQTDFRNRRKAIFGSAGGAADAADDANNGDDGLNANERSLKTEIKAEADAKKAKDTPLEEAAHIVGDEVSLIKADPKVAAQVLPYGGRKIDSPQTAQVPQSPPAATTP is encoded by the coding sequence CCCTTCGCCCCGCGTTCGCCCTCCTGCTGGCCCTTTCCGCCGCGGGTGCCCAGGCACAGACAGCCGCCCCGCAGCAGCCGGGTGCGGCCGCGCCGGCGACGAAGGCCGCGACGCCGCAGCCCAAGGATGCGTCCGAAGCAGCGACCTCGCCGGAGCCGCAGCGCAAGGAGTCGAGCCTGCCGTTGAAGCCGACCGCCGCCGAGGCCCAGGCCTCGCAGCTGTCGGCGCGCTTCCTCACGCGCTTCCATTACCAGGCCCAGCCGCTCGACGACGCCATGTCGGCCAAGATCTACAAGGCCTACTTCGACGCGCTCGATAGCGAGAAAGTCTTCTTCACCCAGGAAGACATGGACAAGTTCGCGCCGCTGAAGACGCAGTTCGACGACGCGATCTGGAACCAGGACCTCACCGGTCCGTTCTCGGTGTTCAACCTCTACATCACGCGCGCCGTGGATCGCATGAACTACGCGCGTGGCCTGCTGAAGAAGGGCTTCGACTTCAGCAGCAACGAAAGCTTCAACTTCGACCGCAAGAAAGCCGCGATCCCGAAGAACCAGGCCGAACTCGACGACGTCTGGCGCAAGCGCACCATGAACGACTGGCTGCGCCTGAAGCTCGCCGGCAAGAGCGACGACGACATCCGCAAGACGCTCGACAAGCGCTACGCGACGTACATCAGCCGCGTGCGCCAGCTCGACGACGAAGACGCGACGCAGGCCTTCATGACCGCGTACGCCAACTCCACCGACCCGCACACCGACTACCTCGGTCCCCGCGCCGCCGACGCCTTCGACATCGCCATGCGCCTGTCGCTGGAAGGTATCGGCGCGGTGCTGCAGGCGCGCGACGACTACACCACCATCCGCGAACTCGTTCCGGGTGGCCCGGCGATCAAGTCGGGCAAGATGAAGGCGGGCGATCGCATCGTCGCCATCGGCCAGGGTGAAACCGGTCCCATGGTCGACGTGGTCGGCTGGCGCCAGGACGACGTGGTCAAGCTCATCCGCGGCAAGAAGGACACCACGGTCCGCATCGAGATCCTTCCGGCCGACGCCGGCGTGGACGGCAAGCACGACATCGTGACCCTGGTCCGCAAGAAGGTCACGATGGAAGAGCAGGCCGCCAAGTCCAAGGTCATCGACGTGAAGGACGGCGATGTCACGCGCAAGATCGGCGTGATCGACCTGCCCACGTTCTACCAGGACTTCGGTGCGCGCCGCGCCGGCGACACCAACTTCAAGAGCGCCACCCGCGACGTCGCCAAGCTCCTCACCGAGCTCAAGGCACAGAAGGTCGAGGGTGTCGTCATCGATCTGCGCAACAACGGCGGTGGCTCGCTGTCCGAAGCCACCGAGCTCACCGGTCTGTTCATCGATACCGGTCCGGTCGTGCAGGTGCGTGACGCCCGTGGCCAGATCGACGCGCAGGGCGACGACGCTCCGGGCATGTCGTGGGACGGTCCGATGGCCGTGCTGGTCAATCGTGGTTCGGCCTCGGCCTCGGAGATCTTCGCGGCGGCGATCCAGGATTACGGCCGCGGCGTCATCATCGGCGAGCCGACCTTCGGCAAGGGCACCGTGCAGAACCTGGTCGACCTCGACAAGTTCGGCAAGTCCGTCACCGGCGAGACCGCCAAGTACGGCGAGCTCAAGATGACCATCGCCGAATTCATCCGCATCAACGGCGACAGCACGCAGCTGCGCGGTGTCACGCCGGACGTCATGTTCCCGCAGAACGGTGATGCGAAGGAATTCGGCGAGTCCACCTACGACAACGCACTGCCGTGGCGTCACATCGATCCGGCCGACTACAAGCCGGTCGCCGACCTCAAGCCGATCTTCGGTCCGCTCAATGCCAAGCACGAAGCGCGCGTCGCCAACTCGCCGGCATGGAAGCTCATGCTCGACGAAATGGCCGAGTACAAGAAGCTCCGCGACAAGACCGACATCTCGTTGAACTTCGCCGCACGGCAGGCCGAGCGCAAGCAGTACGACGCGCTGCAGACCGACTTCCGCAATCGTCGTAAGGCGATCTTCGGCAGCGCCGGCGGCGCGGCCGATGCCGCTGACGACGCCAACAACGGCGACGACGGCCTCAACGCGAACGAGCGCAGCCTGAAGACCGAAATCAAGGCGGAAGCCGATGCGAAGAAGGCCAAGGACACGCCGCTCGAGGAAGCCGCCCACATCGTCGGTGACGAGGTTTCGCTGATCAAGGCGGACCCGAAGGTCGCCGCGCAGGTCCTTCCGTACGGCGGTCGCAAGATCGACAGCCCGCAAACCGCGCAGGTGCCGCAGAGCCCTCCGGCTGCCACCACCCCGTAA
- a CDS encoding mechanosensitive ion channel family protein, whose product MNDFLDQIGIHAATRALIVTYSIRIGLALLLLLIGFWIAARVANLGRRALERARVDLTLAMFLRNIIYGILIALLLIQVLGMAGIPTASFIAAIGAAGLAIGLALNSSLSNLAWGVLLILFRPFRVGDHVTIGGVEGDVQSINLMHTYLITPDNRQAVLPNAKVGGEAIINFNVRGTRRFEIKVGIGYNDDIGKAMQTVRDLFAADARILKDPAPGVWTEALGDSSVNLVIRGWTATGDLWETQTTLIRSIKERFDEAGITIPYPQSEIRLVRAPAAQDPAPL is encoded by the coding sequence ATGAACGATTTCCTCGACCAGATCGGCATCCACGCCGCCACGCGTGCCTTGATCGTCACGTATTCCATTCGCATCGGCCTGGCGTTGTTGCTGCTGTTGATCGGCTTCTGGATCGCTGCACGCGTCGCCAACCTCGGTCGCCGTGCCCTGGAGCGCGCCCGTGTCGATCTGACGCTGGCGATGTTCCTGCGCAACATCATCTACGGCATCCTTATCGCGTTGCTGCTGATCCAGGTGCTTGGCATGGCCGGCATTCCGACGGCCTCGTTCATCGCGGCGATCGGCGCCGCCGGCCTCGCCATCGGCCTGGCCCTCAACAGCTCGCTGTCCAATCTTGCCTGGGGTGTGCTGCTGATCCTGTTTCGCCCGTTCCGCGTCGGCGACCACGTCACCATCGGTGGCGTCGAAGGCGACGTGCAGAGCATCAACCTCATGCACACCTACCTGATCACACCGGACAATCGCCAGGCGGTCCTGCCGAATGCCAAGGTTGGCGGCGAGGCGATCATCAACTTCAACGTTCGCGGCACGCGGCGTTTCGAGATCAAGGTCGGCATCGGCTACAACGACGACATCGGCAAGGCGATGCAGACGGTGCGGGACCTGTTCGCCGCCGATGCGCGCATCCTCAAGGATCCGGCGCCGGGCGTGTGGACCGAGGCGCTCGGCGATTCCAGCGTGAACCTGGTCATCCGCGGCTGGACCGCTACCGGTGATCTCTGGGAAACGCAGACGACGTTGATCCGCAGCATCAAGGAGCGTTTCGACGAGGCCGGCATCACCATCCCATACCCGCAGAGCGAGATCCGCCTGGTGCGTGCGCCGGCAGCGCAGGATCCCGCGCCCCTGTAA
- the aceF gene encoding dihydrolipoyllysine-residue acetyltransferase, producing the protein MADVKEARVPDIGGSAVPVIEIMVKVGDRVEKDQSLVTLESDKATMEVPAPFAGVIKELKVKVGDEVDEGHVIALVEAEGDAPAAAAAKAEAPKAEAPKAAAPQAAAPAPAPAAAKAASASKSSGPVNVTVPDIGGKPVPIIELMVKVGDTVTKDQSLMTLESDKATMDIPAPAAGVIKELKVKVGDEVNDGDLIAVLEGEGGDAADASPAPAAEKPAAAQADAPKRDAAPAPAAATEAPVGGAPRTPPVSFDASVIMPGNAPYASPAIRAFARELGVDVAQVKGSGRGGRIQREDISGYVKQVMTSGVSTSAGGSVAAGGGLSLLPWPKIDFSKFGEVEEKPLGRIPKISAANLARNWAMIPHVTQFEDADITELEAFRKKLGEENKDVKVSPLVFQIKAVVAALKKFPQFNASLDAAGETLTLKKYFNVGIAVDTPDGLVVPVIRDADKKGLLELAAELSEISKKARDKKLTAADMQGGCFSISSLGGIGGTAFTPIVNAPEVAILGVSKAAMKPVWNGKEFAPRLILPLSLSYDHRVIDGALAARFAVFLATQLGDIRRLLL; encoded by the coding sequence ATGGCCGACGTCAAAGAAGCCCGTGTCCCCGATATCGGTGGCAGCGCGGTCCCCGTCATTGAAATCATGGTCAAGGTCGGCGATCGCGTCGAGAAAGACCAGAGCCTGGTGACGCTCGAATCCGACAAGGCCACGATGGAAGTGCCGGCGCCGTTTGCGGGCGTCATCAAGGAACTGAAGGTCAAGGTCGGCGATGAAGTCGACGAAGGCCACGTGATCGCCCTGGTCGAAGCCGAGGGCGACGCCCCGGCCGCCGCCGCAGCGAAGGCGGAAGCGCCCAAGGCCGAGGCCCCGAAGGCCGCCGCGCCCCAGGCCGCCGCACCAGCGCCGGCTCCTGCTGCCGCCAAGGCCGCGTCCGCGTCGAAGTCCTCCGGCCCGGTCAACGTCACCGTGCCCGACATCGGCGGCAAGCCGGTGCCGATCATCGAGCTCATGGTCAAGGTCGGCGACACCGTCACCAAGGACCAGAGCCTGATGACGCTCGAGTCCGACAAGGCCACGATGGACATTCCCGCGCCGGCCGCCGGCGTGATCAAGGAACTGAAGGTCAAGGTCGGTGACGAGGTCAACGACGGCGACCTGATCGCCGTGCTGGAAGGCGAGGGTGGCGACGCCGCCGACGCGTCGCCGGCTCCCGCCGCGGAAAAGCCGGCCGCCGCCCAGGCCGACGCGCCGAAGCGCGACGCCGCTCCCGCGCCTGCCGCTGCGACCGAAGCGCCAGTCGGTGGTGCTCCACGCACGCCGCCGGTGTCCTTCGACGCCAGCGTCATCATGCCGGGCAACGCGCCTTACGCCAGCCCCGCCATCCGCGCGTTCGCTCGCGAGCTCGGCGTGGACGTGGCCCAGGTCAAGGGCAGCGGTCGCGGTGGTCGCATCCAGCGCGAAGACATCTCCGGTTACGTCAAGCAGGTCATGACCTCGGGCGTGTCGACGTCCGCCGGTGGCAGTGTTGCCGCTGGTGGCGGTCTCAGCCTCCTGCCGTGGCCGAAGATCGACTTCTCGAAGTTCGGCGAAGTGGAAGAAAAGCCGCTCGGCCGCATTCCGAAAATCTCCGCCGCGAACCTCGCCCGCAACTGGGCGATGATCCCGCACGTCACGCAGTTCGAAGACGCCGACATCACCGAGCTGGAAGCCTTCCGCAAGAAGCTCGGCGAGGAGAACAAGGACGTCAAGGTCTCGCCGCTGGTCTTCCAGATCAAGGCCGTCGTCGCTGCGCTGAAGAAATTCCCGCAGTTCAACGCCTCGCTCGACGCTGCCGGTGAAACGCTTACGCTGAAGAAATACTTCAACGTCGGTATCGCCGTGGATACGCCGGACGGCCTCGTCGTCCCGGTCATCCGCGATGCGGACAAGAAGGGCCTGCTCGAACTCGCCGCCGAACTGAGCGAGATCTCGAAGAAGGCGCGCGACAAGAAGCTCACCGCAGCCGACATGCAGGGCGGTTGCTTCTCGATCTCCTCGCTCGGCGGTATCGGTGGCACGGCGTTCACGCCGATCGTCAACGCGCCGGAAGTCGCGATCCTCGGCGTCTCCAAGGCGGCGATGAAGCCGGTCTGGAACGGCAAGGAATTCGCGCCGCGCCTGATCCTGCCGCTGTCGCTGTCGTACGACCACCGGGTCATCGACGGTGCGCTCGCCGCACGCTTCGCCGTGTTCCTCGCCACCCAGCTCGGCGACATCCGTCGCCTGCTGCTCTGA
- the lpdA gene encoding dihydrolipoyl dehydrogenase, which yields MANTIELKVPDLGGSHDVPVIEILVKVGDTVAKDQSLLTLESDKATMDIPASQAGTIVEIKVKIGDELNDGSVIALIEAEAGASASAEKSAGDKAAPAAAKPASASAASTPATPSTTVSEAPAPAPVATSAAPKAAADSGRKADIECQLVVLGSGPGGYTAAFRGADIGLDTVLVERYAILGGVCLNVGCIPSKALLHAAAVIDEAEAIAAHGITFGKPTIDLDKLRSFKEKVVGKLTGGLAQMAKARKVRTVTGVGTFISPNEMEVQTAEGTKLIRFQNAIIAAGSQSVKLPSFPWDDERVIDSTGALELRDVPKTMLVVGGGIIGLEMATVYARLGSEVTVVELADQLMPGADLDLVKPLQARIAKRYKGIHLKTKVVEAKATKAGIEVTFEGESIPETKVFDRVLVSVGRSPNGNKVGADKAGVEVTDRGFIPVDRQMRTNVKHIFAIGDLVGQPMLAHKATHEAKVAAEAAAGEKSFFDARVIPSVAYTDPEIAWVGVTEREAKEKGLKIGVGKFPWAASGRAIGIDRTEGFTKLLFDEETHRIVGAGIVGVHAGDLISELALAIEMGAEAGDIGRTVHPHPTLGESVGMAAEVYEGTITDLYIPKKK from the coding sequence ATGGCAAACACGATTGAACTGAAAGTCCCGGACCTCGGCGGCTCGCACGATGTGCCGGTCATCGAGATCCTGGTGAAGGTGGGCGACACCGTCGCCAAGGACCAGAGCCTGCTGACGCTCGAATCCGACAAGGCCACGATGGATATCCCGGCCTCGCAGGCCGGCACGATCGTCGAGATCAAGGTCAAGATCGGCGACGAACTCAACGACGGCAGCGTGATCGCGCTGATCGAAGCCGAGGCTGGCGCTTCGGCGTCGGCCGAGAAGTCCGCTGGCGACAAGGCGGCTCCGGCCGCTGCGAAGCCGGCGTCTGCGTCTGCCGCTTCGACGCCTGCCACGCCCTCGACGACCGTGTCGGAAGCCCCGGCTCCCGCCCCGGTCGCCACGTCGGCCGCCCCCAAGGCCGCCGCCGACTCCGGCCGCAAGGCCGACATCGAGTGCCAGCTCGTCGTCCTCGGCTCCGGCCCGGGCGGCTACACGGCGGCATTCCGTGGCGCGGACATCGGCCTGGATACCGTCCTGGTCGAGCGCTACGCGATCCTCGGTGGCGTCTGCCTCAACGTCGGCTGCATTCCGTCGAAGGCCTTGCTGCACGCCGCGGCCGTGATCGACGAGGCGGAAGCCATCGCCGCGCACGGCATCACCTTCGGCAAGCCCACGATCGACCTGGACAAGCTGCGCTCGTTCAAGGAGAAGGTCGTCGGCAAGCTCACCGGCGGCCTCGCCCAGATGGCGAAGGCGCGCAAGGTCCGCACCGTCACCGGCGTCGGCACCTTCATTTCGCCCAACGAAATGGAAGTCCAGACGGCCGAGGGCACCAAGCTCATCCGCTTCCAGAACGCGATCATCGCGGCGGGCTCGCAGTCGGTGAAGCTGCCGTCGTTCCCCTGGGACGACGAGCGCGTGATCGACTCCACCGGCGCGCTCGAACTGCGTGACGTGCCGAAGACGATGCTCGTCGTCGGCGGCGGCATCATCGGCCTGGAAATGGCCACGGTGTACGCGCGTCTCGGCTCCGAGGTCACGGTCGTCGAACTCGCCGACCAGCTCATGCCGGGCGCCGATCTCGACCTGGTCAAGCCGCTGCAGGCGCGTATCGCCAAGCGTTACAAGGGCATCCACCTCAAGACCAAGGTCGTCGAGGCGAAAGCCACCAAGGCCGGCATCGAAGTCACCTTCGAAGGCGAGAGCATCCCCGAGACCAAGGTATTCGACCGCGTGCTCGTTTCCGTCGGCCGCTCGCCGAACGGCAACAAGGTCGGCGCCGACAAGGCGGGCGTCGAAGTGACCGATCGCGGCTTCATTCCGGTCGATCGCCAGATGCGCACCAACGTCAAGCACATCTTCGCCATCGGCGACCTCGTCGGCCAGCCCATGCTGGCGCACAAGGCCACGCACGAAGCCAAGGTCGCCGCGGAAGCGGCAGCCGGCGAGAAGAGCTTCTTCGATGCACGTGTGATTCCGTCGGTGGCGTACACCGATCCGGAAATCGCCTGGGTCGGCGTGACCGAGCGCGAAGCGAAGGAAAAGGGCCTGAAGATCGGCGTCGGCAAGTTCCCCTGGGCAGCCTCCGGCCGCGCCATCGGCATCGACCGCACCGAAGGCTTCACCAAGCTCCTGTTCGATGAAGAGACCCACCGCATCGTCGGCGCGGGCATCGTCGGCGTCCACGCCGGCGACCTCATCTCCGAACTCGCGCTCGCCATCGAAATGGGCGCCGAAGCCGGCGACATCGGCCGCACCGTGCACCCGCACCCCACGCTCGGCGAATCCGTCGGCATGGCGGCCGAGGTGTACGAGGGCACGATCACGGATCTTTATATTCCGAAGAAGAAGTAA
- a CDS encoding REP-associated tyrosine transposase — protein MKPSPHSRDIRAGRVSEPGRIYLITAVAWNRAPLFRDIAIARRVSRICHSPATWKDATCLAWVLMPDHWHGLIELHDGDLSRVVGRYKAMVSSSIKRSTGRKSPVWQKSFHDRALRKHDDVKAAARYIVANPLRAGLVTRVGDYPYWNATWL, from the coding sequence ATGAAACCATCACCTCACTCGCGCGATATCCGCGCCGGACGCGTGTCCGAACCCGGTCGGATCTACCTGATCACGGCGGTCGCCTGGAACCGGGCTCCTCTGTTTCGCGATATCGCCATCGCTCGGCGCGTCTCGCGCATCTGTCATTCCCCCGCGACCTGGAAAGACGCCACCTGCCTGGCGTGGGTACTGATGCCCGATCACTGGCATGGCCTGATCGAACTGCATGATGGCGACCTCTCGCGTGTCGTCGGTCGCTACAAGGCCATGGTTTCCAGCTCGATCAAGCGATCGACCGGGCGCAAGTCGCCGGTCTGGCAGAAATCATTCCACGACAGGGCGTTGCGCAAACACGACGATGTCAAAGCAGCTGCGCGTTACATCGTCGCCAATCCATTGCGAGCCGGTCTGGTGACACGAGTGGGCGACTACCCCTACTGGAACGCAACCTGGCTTTAA
- a CDS encoding APC family permease, translating to MSAPQPAHYLRRLGIWDAAMIVIGGVIGAGIFRTPATVAQLTSSGGEVILLWTLGGLLTLAGVLCYAELGARRPQAGGTYVYLREAFGQLPAFLFGWTMALINYPGSVAAVATTFADYACRAMGLPHEWVKPLAVGAISFIVAVNLFGIRAGAWVQNIFTVLKLGAVALLIVVGLFLAKGHLGAAFAADPTHDVPAGTIIGALLPAMFAYGGFHYLNDLAGEVRNPQRTLPRALGLGMASVVICYVLVNIAYMAGLGHAGLAASTAPAADLMRRVFGESGATIIAVGIACSTFGYCSIAIAGGARVLQVMSADGMFFKPIARIEPRTGAPQFALVALGGWAIVLLVSGSFNALLNYTTVGEWLSHAFGIATIFWYRKKLKSEPSPYLVPGYPVLPLVFTVTVLCVIGATAITEPGDAGMSLVIIALGVPVYYFWRKRLGRAV from the coding sequence ATGTCTGCTCCTCAGCCTGCTCATTACCTCCGTCGCCTCGGCATCTGGGATGCCGCGATGATTGTCATTGGCGGTGTCATTGGCGCGGGTATTTTCCGTACGCCGGCCACCGTCGCGCAGCTGACCAGTTCGGGCGGGGAGGTCATCCTGCTCTGGACGCTGGGCGGTCTGCTCACCCTGGCGGGAGTGCTCTGTTACGCGGAGCTCGGCGCCCGGCGGCCGCAGGCGGGCGGTACTTACGTCTACCTGCGCGAGGCCTTCGGTCAGTTGCCGGCCTTCCTGTTCGGCTGGACCATGGCGCTGATCAACTACCCCGGCAGTGTGGCCGCGGTGGCGACCACCTTCGCCGATTACGCCTGTCGCGCGATGGGTCTGCCGCATGAATGGGTAAAGCCGCTGGCGGTCGGTGCGATCAGTTTCATCGTCGCGGTGAACCTGTTCGGTATCCGTGCCGGCGCCTGGGTGCAGAACATCTTCACCGTGCTCAAGCTCGGCGCGGTGGCCTTGCTCATCGTGGTCGGTCTGTTCCTGGCGAAGGGGCATCTTGGCGCGGCCTTCGCCGCCGACCCGACCCATGACGTGCCGGCGGGCACGATCATCGGGGCGCTGCTTCCGGCCATGTTCGCCTACGGTGGCTTCCACTACCTCAACGATCTCGCCGGTGAAGTGCGCAACCCGCAGCGCACCTTGCCGCGTGCGCTGGGGCTGGGCATGGCCAGTGTGGTCATCTGCTATGTGCTGGTGAACATCGCCTACATGGCCGGGCTCGGTCACGCCGGGCTCGCCGCGAGCACCGCTCCCGCTGCCGACCTCATGCGTCGCGTGTTCGGTGAGTCGGGCGCTACGATCATCGCGGTCGGCATCGCCTGTTCCACGTTCGGTTACTGCAGCATCGCGATCGCCGGTGGCGCGCGCGTGCTGCAGGTGATGAGCGCGGACGGGATGTTCTTCAAGCCGATCGCGCGCATCGAGCCGCGCACCGGTGCACCGCAGTTCGCGCTGGTCGCGCTCGGTGGCTGGGCGATCGTGCTGCTGGTGTCCGGTAGCTTCAATGCCCTGCTCAACTACACGACGGTGGGTGAGTGGTTGTCGCATGCGTTCGGCATCGCGACGATCTTCTGGTATCGCAAGAAATTGAAGTCGGAGCCGTCGCCGTACCTGGTGCCGGGGTATCCGGTGTTGCCCCTGGTTTTCACGGTGACGGTGTTGTGCGTGATTGGCGCGACGGCGATTACCGAGCCGGGGGATGCCGGGATGAGTCTGGTGATCATCGCGCTGGGCGTGCCGGTTTATTATTTTTGGCGGAAGCGGTTGGGGCGGGCGGTTTAA
- a CDS encoding beta-galactosidase: protein MRSLLSFLLVGATMTAQAATVDLAHPDALRMTPKGATVDPTICKAADGSELVAVTFQPSAQPSLVLSPKQGNWAWPANGAMRLRVQNGMPWPVTLIVDIASNGKHITTTVGVPPGPPQTLSVGLKPTSPRAFGMQVGPPMPFDEDRNKWLVATTVDGDVDAGAITSVTLSMPKPGAAQTLLFGKLDTVADDIDLRQAYNILVDRVGQYTRSAWPEKVANTTELKRRANALPPATDIKNLDKYGGRTDLAALQATGWFHTQKQGDRWWLVTPEGHAFFSLGVNAVNLTDGRTYVQGREFMFADPTVANGAFSGTSDSRSDAGSQRDNGMNHGRWWDVYASNVALSLGDHPEAAWRKRTVDRLKAWRFNTLGNWSDPGFAGDHRMAYTVPILIHGDFNTVSTGYDYWGRMPDPFDARFIKATEAAVAAATKSVRDDPWLLGYFADNELAWAGQGPQGRWALAVGSLAQGPESPAKQAFIAYLKKTHGDVANFARAWGVEASSWDQVAAKGFKAPDPNEPHPAIAVDYIAFLKLYAGQYFRTVAETLKKADPHHLFLGGRLAVRTPETEEASATYADVTSINTYTDLPEHGFDVAAFRKLDKPVMITEFHFGSADRGPFGNGVAAVGSEEERGKAYARFVNAAAASGVIVGTHWFQYVDQPVTGRILDGENSHIGLVGITDIPFEGFTRAVTDANASSGGGR, encoded by the coding sequence ATGCGATCACTTCTTTCGTTCTTGCTTGTAGGTGCCACCATGACGGCGCAGGCCGCGACGGTGGATCTCGCTCATCCGGATGCCTTGCGCATGACGCCCAAGGGCGCGACCGTGGATCCGACCATCTGCAAGGCGGCGGATGGGAGTGAACTGGTCGCGGTGACCTTCCAGCCATCCGCGCAGCCATCGCTGGTGCTCTCTCCGAAGCAGGGGAATTGGGCGTGGCCCGCGAACGGCGCCATGCGGCTGCGTGTGCAGAACGGCATGCCGTGGCCGGTCACGCTCATCGTCGACATCGCCTCGAACGGCAAGCACATCACGACCACGGTCGGTGTGCCGCCGGGACCGCCGCAGACGTTGTCGGTGGGTCTGAAGCCGACGTCGCCGCGTGCCTTCGGCATGCAGGTCGGTCCGCCCATGCCGTTCGACGAAGACAGGAACAAGTGGCTTGTCGCCACCACGGTCGACGGCGATGTCGATGCGGGTGCGATCACGTCGGTGACGCTATCGATGCCGAAGCCGGGTGCGGCGCAGACACTGCTGTTCGGCAAGCTGGACACGGTGGCCGACGATATCGATCTCCGCCAGGCGTACAACATCCTCGTCGACCGAGTGGGCCAATACACGCGCAGCGCATGGCCGGAGAAGGTCGCCAACACCACCGAGCTCAAGCGGCGCGCGAACGCCTTGCCACCCGCCACCGACATCAAGAACCTCGACAAGTACGGCGGCCGTACCGACCTCGCCGCACTGCAAGCGACCGGCTGGTTCCATACGCAGAAGCAGGGCGATCGCTGGTGGCTCGTGACACCGGAAGGCCATGCGTTCTTCTCACTCGGCGTCAATGCCGTGAACCTGACCGACGGTCGCACCTACGTGCAGGGCCGCGAGTTCATGTTCGCCGACCCGACCGTGGCCAACGGCGCGTTCAGTGGCACGTCGGACAGCCGCAGCGATGCCGGGTCACAGCGCGACAACGGTATGAACCACGGTCGCTGGTGGGACGTCTATGCGAGCAACGTCGCGCTCAGCCTCGGTGACCACCCCGAAGCCGCGTGGCGCAAACGCACGGTCGATCGCCTGAAGGCCTGGCGCTTCAACACGCTGGGTAACTGGAGCGATCCGGGATTCGCCGGCGACCATCGCATGGCTTACACCGTGCCGATCCTCATCCATGGCGACTTCAACACCGTCAGTACCGGCTACGACTACTGGGGTCGCATGCCCGATCCCTTCGATGCGCGTTTCATCAAGGCGACGGAAGCCGCCGTCGCTGCCGCCACGAAGAGCGTGCGCGACGATCCCTGGTTGCTCGGCTACTTCGCCGATAACGAACTCGCGTGGGCGGGGCAGGGGCCGCAAGGGCGCTGGGCGCTCGCCGTCGGCAGTCTCGCGCAAGGGCCGGAAAGCCCGGCGAAGCAGGCCTTCATCGCTTACCTGAAGAAGACCCACGGCGACGTGGCGAACTTCGCCAGGGCGTGGGGTGTGGAAGCGTCATCCTGGGACCAGGTCGCCGCGAAGGGCTTCAAGGCGCCGGACCCGAACGAGCCGCACCCGGCGATCGCCGTTGACTACATCGCCTTCCTCAAGCTTTACGCGGGGCAGTACTTCCGCACCGTGGCGGAGACGCTGAAGAAGGCGGATCCGCATCATCTCTTCCTCGGGGGAAGGCTGGCGGTGCGCACGCCAGAAACCGAAGAGGCGAGCGCGACCTACGCCGACGTCACCAGCATCAACACCTATACGGACCTGCCCGAGCACGGCTTCGATGTCGCCGCGTTTCGCAAGCTCGACAAGCCGGTGATGATCACCGAGTTTCATTTCGGCTCGGCGGACCGTGGGCCGTTCGGCAACGGTGTCGCCGCCGTGGGCAGCGAGGAAGAGCGGGGCAAGGCCTACGCGCGCTTCGTGAATGCCGCGGCCGCCTCGGGCGTCATCGTCGGCACGCACTGGTTCCAGTACGTCGACCAGCCGGTGACCGGTCGCATCCTCGATGGAGAGAACTCGCATATCGGGCTGGTCGGCATCACCGACATCCCGTTCGAAGGGTTTACGCGTGCCGTCACCGACGCGAATGCGAGCTCAGGCGGCGGGCGCTAG
- a CDS encoding DUF2061 domain-containing protein, which produces MARKIKYAATHFSIAFSMSYAVNQNVALSALVGIAEPLAFAFGREVARETRNGLQLAPAA; this is translated from the coding sequence ATGGCCAGGAAGATCAAGTACGCGGCGACGCATTTCAGCATCGCCTTTTCGATGAGCTACGCGGTGAACCAGAACGTGGCGCTGAGCGCCCTCGTGGGTATCGCCGAGCCGCTGGCCTTTGCCTTCGGCCGTGAAGTCGCCCGCGAAACCCGCAACGGCCTGCAGCTAGCGCCCGCCGCCTGA